TGTTGGAAAGGATTTTTTTGAGAATAGTGGTCTCGGTGAGCAAGCCGTAAAAAAATATGGCAATACTGGTAGACAACAAATAGTTGTTAGTAATAATACCCAGCGGATTGTGCAGGCCGGCAACTTCGCCCTTTGGTATAGGTAGTGTGCTCATGAACCATACACATACAAATATCATAATGAAGCCTGCGTAAGTAGCGTTGTTCTTTTGTGAGCCATCCAGTTGTTTTTTGCGCACAATAAGCGCCAGTTGTATCCCCACAAAGAACTCAAAGCAACGCCCCAGGAAGGTGTACAGCATCATGAAAGTAAAATTGCCAAAGAACCCGTACCAGTTTACATTGCGGAAGATAAGCACCAGTATAGCACCAACGCCCGTAATTATGATAGGCTGTATGTAGAACTTTTTATACTTCTGCGCGAAAAAGAAGATGAACGGGGCCGAAAAGTAAAACAGCTCCTCTACCGTAAGACTCCAGCCCTGGGCAATGCCGGTAAACTTAAGCTGATCAAAAAAGCCGCGCACAAAGGTGATGTGCATAAAGAACAACCCGATAGGGTTGGCAAAGCCATTGGTAACTTTTTGATCGTGCGTAAAATAATAAGCCACAAAAGCCGCCAGCGTAAGCAGGAAATACATGGGGTATATACGTGCAACCCTGTTCTTAAGGTACTGCTTAAACCAGTCGCCTGTAAGCTGAAAAGTATCAAAATATCTGAACGCGATTAAAAATCCCGAAAGCACAAAGAAAATGGTAACGCCAATGTGGAACTCGTTTAGAAATCGTTGCACGGCTTGAGGAAAATTTTCATCAAAGGCGTAAGCGTAGTGCGAAATGAAAACCAGGTATGCAGCCAATGCGCGCACCCCTGTAAGTGCCGGTATATAGTTTAGAAGAGGTTTTTGCGACAAAACTGTAACTTATTATTGGTGTGCCTAAGATAATTTATTGCGTAAGATGTGCAAAATTTAAGCCACCAGAACAAGTATTCCGAAACTGTGTAGGGTTTGTAAGTGTGTAAGAGCAGTATGTCATACAACGTAATTGACCAGCAAATTAAAATAGCGACAAGCCTGAGAGGCTTATCGCTATTTTATAAATTAATGATATAACCTTACTTCGCCAGATTTACCAGCAGGTTTGGCGCGGCTGCAGGTAGCTTTACTTTGTAGCGGCGCATGCCGCCAAAAGCGTCTTCTTCTTTTAGAAATTCATGATTCTTTTTGCTAATCCAGAATGTTTCGGTAGCGTGGCGACCGCCGTTGTCGCTTTCGTTAAAGAGTTTCCAGCAGTCTACCCTTTGATTATCCAGCGTTGTTATTACTTCGCTCCCGGTAACTTTATAGATGATGTACTCCGGCTTGCCAAAACCTGCGTCATAAAAGTTAATGGCGAATGTTTTGCCCGCGGCGAGCGGCAGCATCTCAAATGTTTCTATATCCAGATTCCAGTTGTAGCATGGCGACGTAAATTCCATTTTCATATCCTTTTGAGTATTACCCGCAACAGTGTCGGCACCGGCAATGCGGCTGTTGCTCCAATTAAAGGACTTGTTCTTGCCTGCTACTGTTTCCGAATGATATACCGGCGAGAAATCGCTTACTTTATTGATGGAGTAACCCGACCTGTAGCTGATGGTATCACCGCCATACCAATGTTGCGTGGTGGCAAATACCTTTTGGCCGTCACGCGTCGTTATCCGGGTATCGCGTAGCCAAAGCCAGAAGCGCAGCACCTTAGGGCTGGCCGGGTTCTGGAAATAAACCAGGTACTGGCGCATACCGGGTTTCAGCGTAGCGGTATTAAGGCGTTTGTCTTTAAGGCGAATGGTATCTACCTGTGCCGAGGCAACCTGGGGTGTAGAGGACAGGAACAGCGCCGCAAGCAGCGCGGCTATTAGTGGTAAGGTGCAGTTTGCTTTCATGATGGTTATGGGTTTAATTACTTGATGGCAAATGTGCAGCGTCATTATGCTCTGGTAAAAAAACTTCAACCACAGGCCGTAAGTATTTAGCAGATTGGCGCTCCGCTTCAACAATCGCTTTTTATTGCCTCTATAGCGCATCCGTTTAACAGAAAGCGGTATTGGTTGAATATTTTGCCAGCGATGTTTAAACCGGCAGCCTCCGTAAGAAATCCTTTGTACTTTAGGGCATGAAATGGTTTGGCGGAAAGCTCAGCATCGTACAAATGCAGTGGATGGCGTGGGTCTTCTTCTTGGTTGTAATTATGCTTACGCTGCTGCAGAACGACAGCCCCGTACAAGCTTTTGCCTATTCCCTGCTGACAACCGGTTTTTACGCCATCATTGTTTACGGCAACATCAGCTGGCTGTTTCCTAAACTGTATCAGCGCGGGCATATAGTGGCTTATGTTTTTGCCGCTATACTCTTCCTGGTGGCGGTTGGCGTAATACGTGGCTTGGTCATCTATACCATTTACAACAGCTTTTTTGCCATGAAGCACGAGCCGCTGACGGTAAAGATCATCTTCAGTGTGGTAACGGGCGGGGTGGTCATTTTCCTGTTCAGCTTTGTGTTTCGCATTGCGCTGGCTTATTTTACGCTTAAAAAGCAGCAGGACGAGATTATAGCCCAGCGCACCCATGCCGAGCTCAACCTGCTGAAATCGCAGGTGCAACCTCACTTCCTGTTTAATACGCTTAACAACATTTATTACGAAGCCTACAAAGAAGCGCCGCGCACGGCTGCATTAATAGAACGCCTCAGCGACATTATGCGCTACTTTGTGGATGAGAGCCCCAAACAACTCGTTTCCATCGCCAGCGAAGTGCAATTCATCGACAACTACATCGCGCTGGAAAAGATTCGCATTCGTTACCCGGTAGATATCAGCTTTACCAAAAACTGCAATACCGCCCTCGCTATCCCGCCTATGCTGCTCATGACCTTTGTAGAAAACATTTTTAAGCACGGTATTGATAAGAGCAGCCCGCAAAACCAGGTTCGCCTGGTGCTGACGGAGGCCGACGGGCGACTTACCTTTACTGCCGAAAACACGTTGCCACAGCAGCCTGCCCTTACCGCTGCATCCGGCTTCGGAATAGCCAACCTGCGAAGGCGGCTGGCGCTTTTGTACGGCACCGACTTTGAACTGATCACCCAAAAAAATGCCGACATTTATACCGCCAGCTTAAACATACCTACAGCATGAACCTCAGGTGCCTTATTATAGATGACGAGCCAAATGCCGTAAGCCTGCTGGAAATGCTGATAGTACAAACTACACAGTGGCAGCTGCTGGGCAAGTGCTACAACGCGCTGGAAGCAATGGATTTCCTGAAGAAGAACACTGTCGACTTCCTGTTCCTGGATATAAACATGCCGCACCTTACCGGCATGGAACTGGCCGCATTGCTGCCGCGCGAAACAAAGATCGTGTTCACTACTGCCTATGCCGAACACGCCGCGGAAAGCTACACCTATCAAACTATCGACTACCTGCTAAAACCTATTACCCTTAAACGATTTGTAGCAGCTACCCAAAAGATAGAAGCCGCATTCGCTCAGTTGCCTGTTACCGCGCCAATACCATCGCCAACTGCAGCGGAGCCCGACGCAGGACACTTTTTTGTAAAGACAGGCAAAACCCTGCGCCGCGTATTGCTGAATGACATACTGTACTTTGAGGGCGAAAAGGAATACGTTCGCCTGGTTACCTCTGCCGAAGAATTGCTGGTGTACCGCCGGCTAAAGGACATTGAAAGCCAGCTGGCCCACCCTTTTGTGCGTGTACATAACTCCTACATTGTAAACACCCAATTGCTCAGCAAAGTGCAGGACAACCACATCCACACCGGCAGCAAACAGATCCCCATATCCGAAAAGTTCCGCGACGGGTTCATGGCGGTGATAAATAAGCGGTTGTTTTGATTGATCTGTTAGTCCGAACTTGTCGAAGACCTGTACGCTTTGCTAATGGTTCGACAGGCTCGCCAAGACATTTCACTACCATCAAACATTCGCTCCTGTCAGTCTGAGCTTGTTGAAGACCTGTGCGCCTCGCTAGTGGTTTTACAGGCTCACAATGACAACACGATAGCATGCAACTTAGCCATCAGGCCCGATGTCGCTATTGCCCTCTCCATCTGCCGCAATTGCCGCCTTTGAATATTAAAAAGCGACGTATATTTGCTGCATACCAGCCATTTATGAACACTACACTTGATAAGGATGCCCGCCTTGCGCTGATCCTGCGCATAGAACAACTTAATACCAACAGTACGCCCAAATGGGGCAAAATGACGGTTTACCAGATGCTGAAACATTGCCGCATGTGGGAAGAGATGGTGCTGGGCCAAACGGTGTATAAGCAATCGTTCATGGGCAGGCTGTTCGGCCGGATAGCGCTGAAGGATATGTTAAGCGACAAGCCGTTGAAGCCGAGCCTGCCTACTGTACCGTCGTTTAAGATTAAAGATACGGGCGACACGGAGGCCGAGAAGCAGCGCTGGATAGCCCTGCTGCAACAGCAGGGCCGAACACCCGGGCAGGGCTTTGTTCACCCGTTCTTTGGTAAGCTCACCGCCGAACAGGCCGGCCAAATTGCCTACAAACATATAGACCATCACCTGCGGCAGTTTGGCGTGTAAATTTGCATGCCTGCGCCAAAATCAGCGATTAAAAACATTGGAAAATTGACGCCGGTTTTAACCTGTGGTTTACCCTATTACTTGCAAATTTATTTGAAAATAGCCGGTAAATTTGTGTGATTTTTAAAGATTACGCATCAGGTTTTTTGCAAAAAACTGCACTTCAGCGTTAATTTAAACGTTTTTTGCCCGCAGAGCACCCTCGGCAAAAAAGTGTTCAATTTGCCACCGGCACAAAAAACGCTGAACACTTGAACACCTTTCTTACGACTCGGTGAGCTCGCCGCGGAGGTCCATTTCCAAGCAGCGTTTCACCTCTTTGGGGTCATCTATCTCGCCGAGGAGGTACATCATTTTAGTAACAGCGGCCTCGTAGGTCATGTCGTACCCATTAGCTACGCCAATATCTTTTAGTTGCTTACTGGTTTCATAGCGGCCAAGTTCTACAGTGCCCACCTTACATTGGGAGATGTCCAGCACTACCTTGCCGTTGTCTATGGCGGTCTTTAGCAGGTCTATAAACCATTGATCTGTAGTGGTGTTGCCTGCGCCAAAAGTTTCCATAATAATACCACGCACGTCGGCATTAAGGATGGTTTCTACCACTTTAGGGCTTATGCCGGGGTAAAGCTTAAGTACGGCTACGTCGCTCACCAGGTTGCTGTGTACCTTTAACGGGCCCTCACCCGGCTGGCGGATGTCGTTAGCGCTAAAACGCAGGTGCACACCTGATTCTGCTAGTATAGGGTAATTCGGCGACCGGAACGCCTCGAACTTGCTGGAGTTGTATTTAAACGCACGGTTACCGCGGAAGAGCTTGTAATCAAAGTAGATACAAACCTCGGGCACACGGGCATGCTCGTTCTTTTTCGACTTGGCAATCTCAATGGCGGTCATGAGGTTTTCCTTAGCATCTGTACGTATAGCACTAATAGGCAGCTGTGACCCGGTGAAAACTACCGGTTTAGACAGGTTCTGCAGCATAAAGCTCAGCGCAGAAGCAGTAAAAGCCATAGTGTCTGACCCATGCAGGATAACAAAGCCGTCCACACTGTCGTAATTAGCTTCAATAAGCCCGGCAAGTTCGCTCCATACCTCAGGGTTCATGTTGGAGGAATCGATGATCTGCTCGAACGAGTGTACCTTAATTTTGCAATTAAGCTTCTCCAGTTCGGGCACGTTGTCCATTATCTGCTCAAAATTGATTGGGATCAGCACTTTAGTAACCGGGTCGGCCATCATACCTATGGTACCGCCGGTATATATGATGAGTATTTGGCTCATTACGCAGGTTTATCGTTAATACGGTTATACGCCAAAAACTTTAACAGAGTTTTCGGTAGTGATGTGTGCCACGTCGGCAATGGTCGTGTTTTTAAGTTCCGCTACGCGCTGGGCTATGTACGTTAAATAAGAGCTTTCGTTAGGTTTACCGCGGTACGGAACAGGTGTAAGATACGGAGAATCAGTTTCTAAAACTATATGCTTTAAATCAATTTCCGGTATCACTTTGTCTAACCCGCCGTTCTTATAAGTTACCACGCCACCTATGCCCAGGTAAAAGCCAAGGTCAGTAATCTCTTGCGCCTGCTCCAGTGAGCCTGTAAAGCAATGAAATATGCCGCGCAGCAGTTCGTTCTTCTCCTGCTGCAAAACTTCGTAAACCTCGTTAAAAGCATCGCGGCAATGTATTACAATTGGCAGGCGAAGTTGCTTGGCCCATTTTATCTGCAGGCGGAAAGCTTGTATCTGTTCATCCAAAAAGGTTTTGTCCCAATAAAGGTCTATACCTATCTCGCCTATGGCATATACCTGGTGCTTGTGTATTACTGGCTGCATTAACAGCAGTTCATGTTCCCAGTTCTCTTTAACTGAGCATGGGTGCAGGCCTATCATCGCGTAGCAATTATCCGGATAAGCTTTCAGCAGGTCATCCATCAGCGGCATAGAAGCGCTATCTACATTGGGCAGAAATAGCCTGCTTACACCGGCATCAAAACAACGCTGCATTAAAGCTGCACGTTTACTCTCGTCGGTTTCGTAATACAGGTGGGTATGCGTATCGGTAAGCACCATGGGGCAAAAATAAAAAAGCCTTCGTTTGCGGAAGGCTTTTAAGTGTCAATTTTTCTTTTTAGCAGCAGGTCGTTTCCTTACAGGTGCTTTAGCAGCGCCCTTCGGAGTATTTGCAACCGCTTTCTTGGCACGGATAACCTTTACAAGTTCCACATCAAACACAAGGGTGTTAAAAGGTTTAATATCTTCCCCTGCCCCCTTCTCACCATAACCCAGGTCTGAAGGGATAACAAATGTTGCTTTCGAACCCTGGTTCAGCAGCAGCAAACCTTCGTCCCAGCCGGGGATAACGTTACCTGCACCTACTATAAACTTTATCGGTTCATATGGGCGGCCGGACATTTCTATCCCTGCGGCTTTCGCCTCTGTTTGGATGCTGGTATCAAACACCTTACCACGTGCGGTACGGCCTACATAGTTTACGTAAACGCTGTCGCCTCTTAGCGGCTTTATGCCTGCCCCATGTTTAGTTACCACATATTTAAGCCCGGAAGCTGTAGGAGTAACTGCAAGCTTATGGTCTTTTATATACGCATCGCCAACCGCTAGTTCATCGGCTTTGTATTTGGCCATGGCAGTGTTACGTTCTGCAATGGCATCATTAAGGCTTTGCACCTTATCAATTTTAACGGTATAATTAATGTAACCGCCTTTTTTCAAGAAAGCAGGGATATCTGTTTCATGCCCTTTAAACACACTGTCTACCGGTACTTTAACCACCGCGCTATCCTGTACAGACAGTAGCTGAAAAACTTCCATAAGGTCGCTTGGGTTCCGTGATGCCTGCACCTGCGCTTTTACCGGACTACCCTGCGCATAAGTGCTAAACAGCAGCGAATCCTTATCAGTACGCTGGGTAACATTAAAAGTAATCACATCATTAAG
The genomic region above belongs to Mucilaginibacter terrenus and contains:
- a CDS encoding TatD family hydrolase; protein product: MVLTDTHTHLYYETDESKRAALMQRCFDAGVSRLFLPNVDSASMPLMDDLLKAYPDNCYAMIGLHPCSVKENWEHELLLMQPVIHKHQVYAIGEIGIDLYWDKTFLDEQIQAFRLQIKWAKQLRLPIVIHCRDAFNEVYEVLQQEKNELLRGIFHCFTGSLEQAQEITDLGFYLGIGGVVTYKNGGLDKVIPEIDLKHIVLETDSPYLTPVPYRGKPNESSYLTYIAQRVAELKNTTIADVAHITTENSVKVFGV
- a CDS encoding FKBP-type peptidyl-prolyl cis-trans isomerase is translated as MSDKMKKIVYTLFIAAFAGNAASAQETKTLAGGVQCKIVAKGTGEKVKLNDVITFNVTQRTDKDSLLFSTYAQGSPVKAQVQASRNPSDLMEVFQLLSVQDSAVVKVPVDSVFKGHETDIPAFLKKGGYINYTVKIDKVQSLNDAIAERNTAMAKYKADELAVGDAYIKDHKLAVTPTASGLKYVVTKHGAGIKPLRGDSVYVNYVGRTARGKVFDTSIQTEAKAAGIEMSGRPYEPIKFIVGAGNVIPGWDEGLLLLNQGSKATFVIPSDLGYGEKGAGEDIKPFNTLVFDVELVKVIRAKKAVANTPKGAAKAPVRKRPAAKKKN
- a CDS encoding sensor histidine kinase — encoded protein: MKWFGGKLSIVQMQWMAWVFFLVVIMLTLLQNDSPVQAFAYSLLTTGFYAIIVYGNISWLFPKLYQRGHIVAYVFAAILFLVAVGVIRGLVIYTIYNSFFAMKHEPLTVKIIFSVVTGGVVIFLFSFVFRIALAYFTLKKQQDEIIAQRTHAELNLLKSQVQPHFLFNTLNNIYYEAYKEAPRTAALIERLSDIMRYFVDESPKQLVSIASEVQFIDNYIALEKIRIRYPVDISFTKNCNTALAIPPMLLMTFVENIFKHGIDKSSPQNQVRLVLTEADGRLTFTAENTLPQQPALTAASGFGIANLRRRLALLYGTDFELITQKNADIYTASLNIPTA
- a CDS encoding asparaginase codes for the protein MSQILIIYTGGTIGMMADPVTKVLIPINFEQIMDNVPELEKLNCKIKVHSFEQIIDSSNMNPEVWSELAGLIEANYDSVDGFVILHGSDTMAFTASALSFMLQNLSKPVVFTGSQLPISAIRTDAKENLMTAIEIAKSKKNEHARVPEVCIYFDYKLFRGNRAFKYNSSKFEAFRSPNYPILAESGVHLRFSANDIRQPGEGPLKVHSNLVSDVAVLKLYPGISPKVVETILNADVRGIIMETFGAGNTTTDQWFIDLLKTAIDNGKVVLDISQCKVGTVELGRYETSKQLKDIGVANGYDMTYEAAVTKMMYLLGEIDDPKEVKRCLEMDLRGELTES
- a CDS encoding acyltransferase family protein, which gives rise to MSQKPLLNYIPALTGVRALAAYLVFISHYAYAFDENFPQAVQRFLNEFHIGVTIFFVLSGFLIAFRYFDTFQLTGDWFKQYLKNRVARIYPMYFLLTLAAFVAYYFTHDQKVTNGFANPIGLFFMHITFVRGFFDQLKFTGIAQGWSLTVEELFYFSAPFIFFFAQKYKKFYIQPIIITGVGAILVLIFRNVNWYGFFGNFTFMMLYTFLGRCFEFFVGIQLALIVRKKQLDGSQKNNATYAGFIMIFVCVWFMSTLPIPKGEVAGLHNPLGIITNNYLLSTSIAIFFYGLLTETTILKKILSNKFVELLGKSSYIFYLIHLGWMYDLLHSSFNTWNDKAFELYDKWGVDWVSPFQYDSLNVLYAFIILNGVSILLFRLIEEPLNHYIRKSDFLIKNKQRTTSV
- a CDS encoding DUF3108 domain-containing protein; translation: MKANCTLPLIAALLAALFLSSTPQVASAQVDTIRLKDKRLNTATLKPGMRQYLVYFQNPASPKVLRFWLWLRDTRITTRDGQKVFATTQHWYGGDTISYRSGYSINKVSDFSPVYHSETVAGKNKSFNWSNSRIAGADTVAGNTQKDMKMEFTSPCYNWNLDIETFEMLPLAAGKTFAINFYDAGFGKPEYIIYKVTGSEVITTLDNQRVDCWKLFNESDNGGRHATETFWISKKNHEFLKEEDAFGGMRRYKVKLPAAAPNLLVNLAK
- a CDS encoding LytR/AlgR family response regulator transcription factor; amino-acid sequence: MNLRCLIIDDEPNAVSLLEMLIVQTTQWQLLGKCYNALEAMDFLKKNTVDFLFLDINMPHLTGMELAALLPRETKIVFTTAYAEHAAESYTYQTIDYLLKPITLKRFVAATQKIEAAFAQLPVTAPIPSPTAAEPDAGHFFVKTGKTLRRVLLNDILYFEGEKEYVRLVTSAEELLVYRRLKDIESQLAHPFVRVHNSYIVNTQLLSKVQDNHIHTGSKQIPISEKFRDGFMAVINKRLF
- a CDS encoding DUF1569 domain-containing protein, with product MNTTLDKDARLALILRIEQLNTNSTPKWGKMTVYQMLKHCRMWEEMVLGQTVYKQSFMGRLFGRIALKDMLSDKPLKPSLPTVPSFKIKDTGDTEAEKQRWIALLQQQGRTPGQGFVHPFFGKLTAEQAGQIAYKHIDHHLRQFGV